Within the Thermanaeromonas toyohensis ToBE genome, the region TAAAAGATAACGGGCTGGGAAATTATCGACTGCATCTACAATAACTTCATACCCGGTAATAAGTTCCAAGACATTATCTTTACTCAGGCGTAGTTGGTGCACATTTACAGTTATATGGGGATTTAAAGCAAGCAAAGTTTCCCGGGCCGATTCAGCTTTGGGTAGGCCCACCCGCTTAGTGTTATGAAGGATCTGTCGTTGTAAATTGGATAATTCCACCGCGTCCCCGTCAACAATACCGATAGTGCCCACCCCGGCCGCTGCGAGATAATAGGCTGCTGGCGAGCCCAATCCCCCGGCGCCTACCACCAGTACTTTACTCTGTTTCAATTTTTTTTGTCCTTTCCCGCCTATGTTAGGCAGGATGATCTGCCGGCTGTAACGTTCAATTTCCACGTTGGATAGCTCCACCAAAGGAGCCCCCTCCTCTTATTAAAATCTTATTCCTATGCCTAAATCTAGGGCTGTAAAAATAAACATAAGAACGCTTAAATACCCGTTCATTTGTAAAAAAGCCATATCTAGTCGGGAAAGGTCTTCTGGTGATACCAGACGATGTTCGTGAATTAAAATTAGGCCGGCTACAACAACCCCTACAAAATAAAGGATACCTAGTTGCAGAAGGAAGCCCAGGCTGGCCAAGAACCCCAAAGAGGCAGCGTGCAGAATCTTGGCTATCAGTAGTCCCTTCTCCTTGCCAAACCGGGCAGGAATAGAATGTATTCCATACTTCCGGTCGAAGTCATAATCCTGGCAGGCATAGATAATGTCGAAGCCAGCTACCCACAAACCCATTCCTATGCCCAAGACCCAGGCTGGAAGATCAAAACTAGCCCTTACCGCGACCCAGGCACCCATGGGTGCAAGAGAATCGGCCAGGCCGAGTACGAAGTGGCAGGCCCAGGTCCAGCGCTTAGTGTAGGAGTAGATTACCAGGATAAAAACGGCTAAGGGTAAAAGCTTTACGCAGAGCTCGTTTAACTGCCAAGCAGAGATAAAGAGAAGCCCAAAGGAAAAAAGGGTATAAATCCACACCTCCGCAATAGAAATCAACCCCCGGGGTATAGCCCGGTTGGCCGTCCTAGGATTTAAGGCATCGATATGCCTGTCTATCAAACGGTTTAAGGACATGGCAGCCGTCCGGGCGCCGACCATGGCCAGGGTGATCCAGAATAGATGGTGAGGAGTAGGTACCCCTCCTGCTGCTAGCCACGCACCTAAATAAGCAAAG harbors:
- a CDS encoding HesA/MoeB/ThiF family protein; this encodes MELSNVEIERYSRQIILPNIGGKGQKKLKQSKVLVVGAGGLGSPAAYYLAAAGVGTIGIVDGDAVELSNLQRQILHNTKRVGLPKAESARETLLALNPHITVNVHQLRLSKDNVLELITGYEVIVDAVDNFPARYLLNDACVMAGKPLVEAGVLQWDGLVMTIKPREGPCYRCIFPEPPPPGAVPTCREAGIIGVVPGVIGAIQATEVLKLLLGIGEGLIGRLLIYNGLEMRFREVRAERNPACPVCGENPRIRTLEEYTFACETR
- a CDS encoding UbiA-like polyprenyltransferase, with amino-acid sequence MGYPQAFLRKLGIFLEMIKFEHTIFALPFAYLGAWLAAGGVPTPHHLFWITLAMVGARTAAMSLNRLIDRHIDALNPRTANRAIPRGLISIAEVWIYTLFSFGLLFISAWQLNELCVKLLPLAVFILVIYSYTKRWTWACHFVLGLADSLAPMGAWVAVRASFDLPAWVLGIGMGLWVAGFDIIYACQDYDFDRKYGIHSIPARFGKEKGLLIAKILHAASLGFLASLGFLLQLGILYFVGVVVAGLILIHEHRLVSPEDLSRLDMAFLQMNGYLSVLMFIFTALDLGIGIRF